CGGTCTTTATCAGAAAGGTTAATCGTTAGGAGCCAGATCGACACATTTCATGCCTTTCTTGCCCCCCTCAAAAATGGATTGACATAACTGGTCCATCGGCTGATCCCGATATCGAACCGCATTGAGCAACATACAGGCGTTGGTGCCGGAAAGAATATGGCTTTGACGCCGGCATCCTGCAACTGGCGCACGACACGGGCGCCGATATTGGCCGGTGTCGCGCCGCCCAGATCCGACAAGATCAATACCTGCTGGTCCGGACCGAGCATCGCCTTCAATTGCGCGATCAGTTCGTCAGCCTTGGATTCCGGATCAACATCAGGCTCGATGTCGAAGAAAACGTAATTATCAATTTGTCCCAAGACATGCTGAGCACATTCGGACAGGGCCGAGGCCAGAGGCGTATGCGCTATAAGAGCAAGGGTGGTCATTTTTTGTACCTTCAGACTGCAGCAGCTTTCTCAAGCGCAGCAGCAAAATGGTCAGCAACATCAAAATCAGTCTGCTCTGTG
Above is a window of Advenella kashmirensis WT001 DNA encoding:
- a CDS encoding PTS sugar transporter subunit IIA, with the translated sequence MTTLALIAHTPLASALSECAQHVLGQIDNYVFFDIEPDVDPESKADELIAQLKAMLGPDQQVLILSDLGGATPANIGARVVRQLQDAGVKAIFFPAPTPVCCSMRFDIGISRWTSYVNPFLRGARKA